The following proteins are co-located in the Phoenix dactylifera cultivar Barhee BC4 unplaced genomic scaffold, palm_55x_up_171113_PBpolish2nd_filt_p 000077F, whole genome shotgun sequence genome:
- the LOC103715090 gene encoding stress-related protein-like yields MAESNVQPDQIRSEVEEEEQRLRYLELVHVAALQAVGCVATVYEYARERAGPLKPGVQTVEGTVKTVVGPVYDKFHDAPFELLKFVDRKVGESVQELERHVPSAVKSVAGEVQRAGVVGTAAGLARAARSRYEPAAERCAVSAWRSLNRLPLFPQVAQRAVVPAAAHLSESYNRAVCYSAEKGYAVSAYLPLVPTDRIAKVFAADGESAAAAPATPPEREITVQ; encoded by the exons AgatcggaggtggaggaggaggagcagagGCTGAGGTACCTGGAGTTGGTGCACGTGGCGGCGCTGCAAGCGGTGGGGTGCGTGGCGACGGTGTACGAGTACGCGAGGGAGAGAGCGGGGCCGCTGAAGCCCGGCGTCCAGACGGTGGAGGGCACGGTCAAGACCGTCGTCGGCCCCGTCTACGATAAGTTCCACGACGCCCCCTTCGAGCTCCTCAAGTTCGTCGATCGCAAG GTGGGGGAATCGGTTCAGGAGCTGGAGCGTCACGTCCCGTCGGCGGTGAAGTCCGTGGCGGGCGAGGTGCAGCGTGCCGGCGTGGTCGGGACGGCGGCCGGCCTCGCCCGGGCGGCCCGCTCGCGGTACGAGCCGGCGGCCGAGCGGTGCGCGGTGTCGGCCTGGCGGTCGCTGAACCGGCTCCCGCTCTTCCCCCAGGTGGCTCAGCGGGCCGTGGTCCCCGCGGCGGCCCACCTCTCCGAGAGCTACAACCGCGCGGTCTGCTACTCCGCGGAGAAGGGCTACGCCGTGTCCGCCTACCTCCCCCTCGTCCCCACCGACCGCATCGCCAAGGTCTTTGCCGCCGACGGTGAGTCTGCCGCCGCCGCTCCTGCGACTCCGCCCGAGAGGGAGATCACCGTGCAGTAA